Genomic segment of Hydractinia symbiolongicarpus strain clone_291-10 chromosome 5, HSymV2.1, whole genome shotgun sequence:
ttttctttataaaattttatgtgaAATAGAGATCTCGCCTGTTTTAACTGTTACTACAAGACATAGAGGACGTTATGAAGTTGGAAGAAAAACATAACATATGTACATAACTAATCACCATAACATACACAGTGCTTTAGAGTTTGGCAAGCTTATGACCTCTTGTAAGGATCAAACGAACGTTACAGCAACGTTATATAACTctatttcaagtttttttcgGTCGCATATTGAAGCTCCAAACGCTTCTATACCAGATTATCgttcatatttatttttgaaaacctcATTCCCAAACATTTGTACTTTATTGACACaaaaaagtcgttttctttTCTACAATTTGGGTCATGTCGTTTCTGTTGATTTGCTTGTTTGTTAAGTTTAGGGGTCAATATTTTCTAGTGAAATAGAAAGATATGGAATGTATGAGAAACTCAAGGATACTGACGTCAAGAACCTTAGGAAATGTGTCGAAATAAGTtttgatcatattttttttttgatttattcaaattatagcttttaaaaaactctttCGTGTTTTAGAATTGACGTCAAAAATCTTAATCATTGCACAATAAAATTGCTAGGGCGAAATTTTAATCACGGCCTATTTTGTGATTGTGGCAGGAAAAATTTTGATTGGATTAATAACGATCTATGTGTATGGGAAACAACAAAGCTATAAACACCACGTATTGCGTACAACAAAAACGGAAATTTTCGACATTTAAGGACTAAGAAAGACAAATAAAATACTGATGACGACGCAGTTGAAAGCAATTAAGGTGACAAATtcataaaaatgtcaaaaacaaaattgacaAGTACAATACTGACGACGGCAGCTGAATAATGACAGCAACAGATACGATGATGACGACGACGACAAATACAATATTGACGACAGTATGTAAAAAATTACGGAAGCAAAGAACACGCGTGTACATGAAGAGCAAAGTAAAACATCCACCTTGCTAACATCTGCATCAATTGCTTCGATCGCTTTAACATGCAGTAAACGCTCCCTTTGCAAAACTTCTACCTCGTTCGAACTGTCCAACAAGTTCTTCTCTTCTTGGTGAAAAGTTTCAATTTCGTTTAAAATCTGCGCTTTTAAGTTTTCCAGTTGACAAGTTTTAGGACTAAAATGAAGAAGgactaaaaaaagttaaaaaaagttcgaCTTCCCGAAAAAATCTCCCATTTTTTATCCAATTGGATTGCAAAGCTATTTAAGCATCACGCACCGTAATATTTTCATTACTTCTAAGTTGAGTACCATCTCGTCTCGAGAAAGGTTAGTGGCGCCATCTTGTTTTTCCGCTGACATTTTTTCATGTTATTAATGCTATAAAAACACGTTTCATGtacagtaaccttaaaataCTACAAcagcaaaaaatcaaaagcgTGATTACAAATTTGTATCATAAGCTTGAAATATTACTGGTTATGTCCAATAATTATagacaaaattattgaaacaaAGCGTTAAAATTTGGAAGTGGCATTCTCtaccatgctgacgtcagcaacaatttgcACATTTCAAGAATGTGGGTTTAACCAAATAACATAAACTCTGAAGGCGTAAGTCCTGAATGTTCACTTTTACAAGTCTAATATGCGTGAATCAAATATAGAAATAGCCTATGTAATCACTTGTGGCTGCGAACTTATAGTTGTATTGTTGCAATATATTTCGTCCATGACAATAGTGCAGGTTTACAAGAAGCATTCCAATAAAGATGTTTCTCTTTACCAAATATAAACACAAGTTAGACGTGTACACAAACCCTTATCATTTGAAAACACTAAATTTAAATATCTTCGCTTCACAACAGATTTAATCTGGAGGAATTAATACTAAAATTTCGATTGCAACATACGGCTTTGATAActaatataataatacgaagacgATAGCGGTTATAATCATCAAGTCAAGAacgtttatttaaataaaagaaaatataatgataaGATGAAGTATTAGGCCTTATCTTCTCTTCGAGCCATAATAGAATAAAGTCTCTATCTTTCTGTCTCTTGGTACCAATTTATTATCCCTTTTTTTCAAAGTTAGTTTTAATTCAATTAATTTAAAACCaaatcaaacatgaaaacaccACGCACATTTCATTCACATGACACAAATTATGCAAAACTACATTTACACTgggaaatagttttcattttcacAAGTGACTTTCACAAGTAACTAATTCTACAAATTTGCATGAAAAACAACATGGCACGATCAACAACCGAATTAGCACTGTTTGAAAAAATATTCACTTGCACATGTAACACGGTTTTCGCGAGTTAAAACTCTAGTGTGTTACGTGCTTTCACTATAGATATCCACAGACTCTCAGGTGTCATCTTTTCTCGTCTTATATGGTTTGTATGTGTAATATTTCGGCCTTGAGTCAATGCGCATGTGCAACCAGTAAATACCAAGTCCTGACGTAGACAGCCACGTGTGTTTCGAACCTTGGTCGTTGACACGTGCATCCATTTCTTCAGCGGTAAGTTTCCAAAAGTCATGATATTGTTTCTCGTCTGCATTTCGTGCAAATGAGGCTAAATGCGTAAAAGTTTTGTCACTTTTAGAAGCAACTGGACAAGGTGCGATTAATTTTGCATCTCTTCCTAAGTTAAAAAACGCCACATTGGAGCAGTCAGATTTAAAATGTTCTGAAAAGGCTTCGCGGTTTGGTGAAACATTAGCGAGAGTTTTCGAATTTACTAAAACGAATTCGAATTCTGTTGCGGAATAGTCAACATTATTCACAGGTGGTGTTTCAAAAAAGTAAGCAGGGTATGGACAGTCTGTCAATACGTGTTTAAGCTCATCTCGAAATTTCTCGTCATCTTTAAGTAACTGTATTACATTATTAAATTTGATTCGATCTTCACCCAAGTACACTTTGTATTTTTCTACGTCTCCATCCACTTGTTCTTTCCTAAACGTATACATCACTAGTTTCTGCTTTGTTGAGGAAGGGTACAAAATATACGCCGTGATGGAGAGTGCGGACACGACGCTTCCAATTACTGCATACGATCTCATTTAATCTATAGAAAAAAATGTGAGAGAAAACTATCAATGAAAACTACCAGGCCACATTCTCACGATGTGCGACATTGCAAATATAAACTCAGTTTTCAAATTTACAAATaacctatttatttttttgatttctatGTAAAAACTTACTTAGGATATTTTTTGGAGCCTTAATATTCTtctaaatgataaaaaaaaaatgtcaacgaTACACGGGATTGTCggctaaaatttaaaacttgcagacATATGTTCTTTCAACAAAATACAAAGGTATAATCGCACGTTTATTAAAGGATGCTCCATCAAATGCAAGTGAAGCAACTAATTAGCAACTTCTTCTATGTCTTATAAAAGCTGAAGATATAAAATAAGGTATGGTTGAACACAGCATCACTGTGTGTAAAAAAACACCATTCACaaataatatataaagaaaTTTCGCGATCAGAAAATTTGgtaatttttagttattttcatGAATatttaatatcggaaaaattctAAATCATGACACGGTGAATACTTTTTCCAAACATTTATatcaaagattattttttttaaaaaaaatatgaagtaaTGAAGATATACACATGCCAAATTGAAATAAGGAGAAGTCACCCTATTATGTTGTTTGCCCTCATTTCAAACGATTGTTTCAAAAATTCGTAAAAATTTGAACCgtaaaaaatctaaatttagaAAACGCAAATtcaaaaccccaaaatttgtaattataaacaaatcagttttcaaatttACAACTAACCTAAATGGCTAACTTCAAGGGTAATAATTATAAACTTGTAGCTGCAAGATAGACTTTAAACGGACAAGAAAGTTTGGCCGGCTATTTTACAGTTAAACTCAaccacaaaatttaaaattacacaaaaaagaaatgaaatcAGAATTGTtaccaaaacttttaaaagactttttttttaaacaaataaaaaagtacTACTATTGGGCGCCGTTCTGACATTATTCGACTCCATTGAACATAGTTTCTGCAAAGAGATTCGTTATTTATGAAGCTCATActtgataaaaattatattttgggaTACATAAGAGCATACTTTCTGAGACTGAACACAATGTAggatcaaatatttttaaaggttGAGAGACAACCGTTTTTCTATTACCTTCTACTAAACCTAGCAAATCAGCGAAATCAGGTTAAAAAGGTGTATCCAATACagataaataatttgttttgcAAATTATGTATTGTATctttaaactataaaaaatgtttacatttaagTGAGCATAAATTCAACGAAACAAAAATAGGTAACTTCAAGATAATATAAAAGTTTGTAAATCTAATACATAAATTATCTAGGACACATAGCGTGTCTTCCACCATCAACAGGTATAGTTGCACCAGTAATAAATGATGCTCCATCAGATGCAAGAAAAGCTATTACATTAGCAACTTCTTCTGGTTCACCATAACGTCCCAATGCATGTGTTGTCTTGCAATGTTCTAAAAACTAgacaagaaaacaaacaaatggaCTTTAAAATCTGCACGTTCCTAAATAATGTAACAAAGTTGAAAATgtttggtaataaaaacaaaaagcaaagGTAAATGCAAAAATTAACAACTTTGATTACGTCCTTCATacaaaagaaagttttaaatgtACTTCACAAGGCCAAAgatcaaatattaaaaaatagcaTTGGGAGTAAAATATGACACATGATAGAAATGGTCTTTTTTGTTCGCTGTTAGGAAAGACTTAGTTGAAAACAATGCTGTTTTCGGATCCATTTCggacaaaacaaaatttagatGTGGAAAACATTTCATGTTGGTTTCACTTTTAAACAATCCAGAGCATATGTTACCTTGAATGCTAAAAAAGACTTAAATTAAATCAAGCAATAAACTTAGCAGTGCATGAAGCTGTTTCAATAAAACACTTTTTCTCAGGACAGAATTTAAATATGGCGAAACCGTCAACattttcttaataagaaattagCCATTCGTCAGAAAATACAACCTTGAAGCTGCAACTGAAGTCTAATTATATGGCAGCATTAAATGTTGTTCAAAGATGCATAAAAGATTTACAAATTAGTTGGAAACAATTTTCATCAAAACTTTTAGATATGCCACGATTAGACGTGTGAtgatcactttttaattttcaagatATACGAACATTTGTAATTTaatgacatattttaattttggcctaaaacggAATTAACCTGAAAAAATATCACAAGTCAAAAAGACATTTTGATATCACCATTGTCTTTGCTTGGAAGAAGCATTTGTGAGACAGCACATTGCTTCATATTTTACACTTTAGAAAATGTATATCAATTCCAagtttatttctaaaaatttaatcATCACAGACCTTGAAACAACACGAAGAAAATATACTGCACCTCTACATATTTCTCTTCCGACATTCCGCCTCTTTTATGGATTTCCGTCTTTATCACCCCAGGATTTACAGCATTTACACGAACTTGCTTTGGTGCAAGATCTAACGCAGTACATCTTGTAAACTGATCAATAGCAGCTTTAGACATGCAGTAAACATTCACTCCTGGAAACTAAGTAGAAAGTGGGTTGTAACCTTTTTGTACACAGAAAGATAAATACCTGAAAGTTTTTTGCCTCGTGAAAAGGTATCTACTTTAAAGAACGCTTGCTCATTGTATTCGAGTACAAAATATTTTGCAGATTTATCTTCTTAAAAACGACTAGAATTGCACAAATCATGTGGAGCATGATGATCCAACTCACAATATCAAATTTACAGAGCGTCTTTTAAGTAATTAAGAACTTTCCACTTTCATTTAGTCATTATAAATTTCAGAATACTGTGGTAGTCCAAGCATGTGTTAATAAAACAAATACTTGTATGAACAGAGACATATTTTAAAGGGAAAAAGcaatgaattattaatcttaCTGCGCGTAAACCGGTCACACTTGATACAAATACAATGTTTCCTGGAATGAAAATTTCAGTCGCTTATATCTTTTGATTTCTTAGCGCAGTGTACAACCATCAGGTATACATACCTTGCACCTTGGTTAGATGCGGAACAGCAAGAGTGGTTAAGTGAAAAACAGATCTAAACAAATTTGAATATCTAAAGTGTCATTTACTTTTATCAAGAATGTTTTGTGTGCACAGGCACCTAACATATAAGTAAATTAATCAATCAGTTGTAGAGTTACATTTGCATGACCGATTTGtaccatctatattataatgcccgtatacgtctgtctgtctgtttgtctgtctgtcacgcaaaatggtagcttagctgcgcaatagcgagaagcacgcaatgcggtaaaaaaaggacgggcgaacccgtggattctccacgggctaacgactattgCCATAATTGATGTACATCACATTGTGATAATTAAACACTATAATTAGCCTACTTTCATGGATTTTAGTCCGcaagtcaaaattattcaactcTAACAAAAATCAATTTGGTTAGTTTAGTAAAGCATTCAGAGTAAGGTTTCATTATAAACCAGCCACATATTTTTAAGGAATGACAACTCACAAAATGTTGTTGGTATTTTCGACATAGGGGAATATACGAAATTATCATGCAATACAATATGGTTTTATGTACTGATTATTACATAAaggatttttaataaaaaggattatatttaataaaatctgCAACATAGTCCAATCTTTACAAGtgtaagaaaaagaaagaaaaaaaaatcttttcaagCGAATCGCCACcttctaaaaacatttttaagtgaatcaacaaatttaaagtttgataTAATACAAAATTTGCAAGAATATCCCAAGTTTTTTCATTTGAAAAAGTCGAGCGCTCAAAATAATTTAGGTAAATTCGAATCCACTAAGACAACCTTTAAAGATTAATACCCGTCTTGATAGAATCTGGAGAGGCTATCCAAAGTAAACAATCACAAGGAAAACATTCTTATTGATAATACTTACCTAACATTTATAGCCATTTGTTCATCATAATCCTTCAAAGATGTGTCCTCGATCCCTCCAGCCACAAGCGTACCAGCATTATTGACCtggaaatgaataaaaaaacaaccaaaTACTAATACTTTGTTGCACAACATCAACCGTAGAGTGTCATACCAAAATATCTAATCTTCTGTAATGTTGTATGGTTATATCCATCACCATTTCTGTATTCTTCTCTTTTAATAGGTCAGCACAGATGAGCAATGGCTAAAATGACAATGAGCCGTTTAGTAGAGACATAAAATGTTCCAACTGAACGATAAAATGTTAACTAAACATTTATTATTACTTTACATTCACTATCAATTTCTTTACATAAGGCTTCTGTCTCCAGCAGTTTATCATTATTTCTGCCAGTTAAGGCTAGCTTAGCACCAAGTTTTGTAAATAGCACAGCAGTTGCAGCACCAATGCCTGAACTGGCACCTAAACAAAAAAAGGGGTATTAGATGTCTGGGTAGATATAATAGTTAGAGGGACAGGCCAAGAAAACCAGCAGTTAACTGGTTTATGTAATATATATTGGTATTTTATATACATAGAAGCTCATAGCCTCAGTCGAACAATAGTCGAATTAACCTTTCCTGTGTTACCATACTCTTGTAGAGAACTGCAAaaactgaattaaaaaaaaatttacgatGATATATTAATTGCATAAAGGTCTCAGCATGCTGGTGTCAGAAACGGGTTCATTTAACTAAACAATGTTTATAGTCACgtgatttaaagtttttaaaaaacgacACAGAGCTTTATTTCGCGGGCAATTACACCAAAAACAGAAATGTATTGCACTATAAATGTAATATAACTTTGCATTTGGAATATATTTACAATAAatgaaatttataaaataactAAGCTCtaagtttcaaaatattttgttatttagtCAGCTAGCTATATACACACATGTTCAcatgttttgaattatttctgtTTGACAAAAAAAGTTATGCAGTATATAAACTTATCTTACTTTTAAGTGAATAATTCTTTTTTGATAAGCTGTGTGTAAGAAAAGCTAGACTGTGGTGTGGTAGCTTATTTGTGCctaccatttttttttcttaagcaGGGATTTCCAAGAAATTCCTGTGTGGTTGCTGTTATTGTAGTTTATACACATTGTCTTGTGCAGAAATTTGTGAACATTCTCTGGAAAAAACAGCTGAGTCATGCTTAGCCTCTATATAATCATATATCACCTTAAGAAAGGCTCTGAcaataagaaaaagtaaaaatattttttagtaaaaattgtTGACAAGTAGTTACAATTCCTTTACGTTAAGTTGGAATTTTGTTAATAGCCCACCAAATTTTTAAACCGCGAAGTAGTAAGTttctcaaaaagtaaaaaatgtttgtacgGTGAAAGCCTTATTACATTCTAATTTTTAAACTGTGAAGAGGTATAGTTGATAACACCAGATTCTCAAAACTTTGTTTTATAACTTGTATTACTAAGTACAAATGTTGTAAACTACTTAGTTAATGCATTACCTGTGATGAGAGCTACTTTTCCATCCAAACGtgttgtcattttttatttttatctaaaaaaatatttgcagttAATTTTTCAGTGGTCAAAGGAAGCACAAGGTAAAAATAAATGCAAAACCTGTAGTGGTTAAAAAGTTATCtattccttttttaatttaactagTTTGTatcccgtggataaatccatgggttcgctTGTCCTTTGTATACCCCATTTCATGATTCCGTAACACGACGTTTATCTTGCAGACAGACAAAGTACagctattattaatatagataaatattaTGAATATGTGTAAATTAGATTTTAGTTACAAAAATCtttatattaataaaataaatttgactTTAAAAATCTGGAGgagctacagtaaaaaaaaacatttccttaAGATAGCAACAAATTGTTTGTATGTATATTATATAGATATAAAactacaaaaataataaaaaaattgtgtaaaaaTAATCTCAAATTGCAAAATTATTTCCATGTCATGTGGATTTTTCACGTTTTATGCCAGTTACTGCTAATGAATGAATACAACAGCTGCGGCAGCAACCATGGTACCTCAGCAACAAAAGCACACGATGTTTTctgaaaaactatttttaacttaatgacagaaaatgattttttttaagattgcaGAAACAAGGCAGCATATGACATTCTAAATTAAACACTATAgggtttttcttaatttttagctAATTCGCTACATATATTCTAATAAAACATTGAATATCGTTAAAAATATGATACAAGTGTATTAGTGGAACAGACTGTAAAAAATTGAAGCTAATTCTAGATCAAAATTCAATCCTTGctaatattaaaaaagataaaaatagttTCTATGGACTATTTAAACCCAaaattactgacatttttctaaTTAGATGTGGTTGATATTCTCAACTTTTTGACGTTTTCTTGTTTCGTAAATTACTGACGTTTCTGTGTTGAGTGACAAGACGTGAAGATCAGCAACACATATGATTACTTAATTAACCATAAACACATTCTTAAATTctagttattaaaaaataaatagataaatagatattcataaataaataaatgtagtCATGTCATACCCTACCTCTTTCCTCTTTAATGTTGTTGGTTACATAAAAatcttaaatatatatattttaaggttttttgttgcttataGGAACCAAAATATGCTTTGGTTTTATGGTCTGTAAAATCATGTAAAAAATTAGTTATCCTGTTTTGCTACATACAACATGCTAAACTGGGTCTTCCAGCTtacatttatcaaaaaa
This window contains:
- the LOC130644609 gene encoding zinc finger C4H2 domain-containing protein-like, which produces MSAEKQDGATNLSRDEMVLNLEVMKILRPKTCQLENLKAQILNEIETFHQEEKNLLDSSNEVEVLQRERLLHVKAIEAIDADVSKLRTMMKHAKNDLENSKVKTQELVDLYKPMKLEVDQTRISIGLDTLPEIKDLEKIFKKRKV
- the LOC130645942 gene encoding uncharacterized protein LOC130645942 — protein: MTTRLDGKVALITGSSAGIGAATAVLFTQLGAKIILTGRNVENLKKVSKQCQDVDKNCEVRKPTSQLLHGLLYFLISSIEYHSIVICADLLKEKDTEMLVENTIKHYGKLDILVNNAGILVASGLIENSSLKDYDKQMDTNVRSVFHLTTLAIPHLVVTQGNIVFVSSVAGMRAVGFPNSLLIQEKKCFFTSHSQNSDLLSAIPELINQNDTTKPFSCITVKCEPTCVIINLNLTLKTVDLASKQVRVNSVNPGLIKTDVLKTAGLSEEDNEKIFEHCKTTHALGRHGEPEEVANVIAFLASDGASFITGATIPVDDHKTKAYFGSYKQQKTLKYIYLRFLLIICVADLHVLSLNTETSLKIVFQKTSCAFVAEVPWLLPQLLYSFISSNWHKTCTLSVCKINVVLRNHEMGMTTRLDGKVALITGASSGIGAATAVLFTKLGAKLALTGRNNDKLLETEALCKEIDSECKPLLICADLLKEKNTEMVMDITIQHYRRLDILVNNAGTLVAGGIEDTSLKDYDEQMAINVRSVFHLTTLAVPHLTKVQGNIVFVSSVTGLRAFPGVNVYCMSKAAIDQFTRCTALDLAPKQVRVNAVNPGVIKTEIHKRGGMSEEKYVEFLEHCKTTHALGRYGEPEEVANVIAFLASDGASFITGATIPVDGGRHAMCPR